In the Ruminococcus sp. OA3 genome, one interval contains:
- a CDS encoding DDE-type integrase/transposase/recombinase gives MASITQDMRYRLSLIRYAEKYGVTKAAVKYKTNRQYIYRWKRRFDGSMESLRERSRRPHSHPNQHTPQEIKMITDMRRRNPEAGLVIFWVKLMQRGYSRSIPGLYRFLRKQGIMAVHPPNPKYIPKPYEQMAYPGQRIQIDVKFVPSACLMNEAKDQRFYQYTAIDEYSRWRFVEAFEEHSSYSAALFLEHLIKAFPCPVECVQTDNGQEFTKRFSSYGGSDKPTIFQVRLKEYGIRHKLIRPFTPRHNGKVERSHRKDNERFYAVHSFYSFEDFSKQLKLYNRRDYNNFPMRPLGWKTPKQVLDNYLMSL, from the coding sequence ATGGCTAGTATAACACAAGATATGAGATACCGTCTATCCCTGATCCGTTACGCTGAGAAGTATGGCGTTACCAAAGCTGCCGTTAAATATAAAACCAATCGGCAGTATATCTATCGCTGGAAACGTCGCTTTGACGGCTCTATGGAGTCCCTCCGTGAACGCTCCAGACGCCCACACAGCCATCCTAATCAGCATACGCCTCAGGAGATCAAAATGATTACCGATATGCGCAGACGTAATCCTGAGGCTGGTTTAGTCATCTTTTGGGTAAAACTTATGCAGCGCGGTTATTCCCGTTCTATTCCCGGGCTTTACCGTTTCCTTAGAAAACAGGGGATTATGGCTGTTCATCCTCCTAATCCCAAGTACATTCCTAAGCCTTATGAGCAGATGGCCTATCCCGGACAGCGGATTCAGATTGACGTGAAATTTGTCCCTTCTGCCTGCCTCATGAATGAAGCCAAAGACCAACGGTTTTATCAGTACACCGCCATTGATGAGTACTCCAGATGGCGGTTTGTGGAAGCATTTGAAGAACACAGCTCCTATTCCGCTGCCTTGTTCCTTGAGCATCTTATCAAAGCGTTTCCCTGCCCTGTCGAATGTGTCCAGACTGATAATGGTCAGGAATTTACCAAACGCTTCAGCTCTTACGGCGGTTCGGATAAACCTACCATCTTTCAAGTCCGGCTTAAGGAATACGGCATCAGGCACAAGCTGATACGTCCATTTACTCCAAGGCATAATGGCAAAGTGGAGCGAAGCCACAGGAAAGACAATGAGCGTTTCTATGCTGTCCACAGTTTTTACTCTTTTGAAGACTTCAGCAAACAGTTAAAACTCTATAACCGCAGAGATTATAATAACTTTCCTATGCGCCCACTTGGATGGAAAACCCCAAAACAGGTACTGGATAATTATCTGATGTCACTGTAA